The following are encoded together in the Acidobacteriota bacterium genome:
- a CDS encoding CocE/NonD family hydrolase — MQSKTLRRLLLVVIGCVFAVQLASGQRGGQLNPQLVEQRNALEKELHEIAIVERKVMVPMRDGKRMAADIYRPKDTSKKYPTVFVRTPYNFNYWDVRNGVVRDMSSVIDAVKRGYAQITMNERGHFFSEGNYDILGPPLTDGDDALKWISSQSWSNGKVGTIGCSSTAEWQLGVAAQGNPAFAAMIPQGFGAGVGRVGEYYEQGNWYRGGAVQMLFIAWLYGEQNQVRPMFPPNTSQEDLIRVSKAFDLAQQLPPVDWSKALRHLPEMDIMRAVDGPKGIFADEMPVDTGGAMIKRAPNDPAWYKGGLWHDNMKICSFRFLI, encoded by the coding sequence ATGCAAAGCAAAACCTTACGAAGATTGCTGCTCGTCGTCATCGGATGCGTGTTCGCCGTTCAACTGGCGTCAGGCCAGCGAGGCGGGCAGCTCAATCCCCAACTCGTCGAACAACGAAATGCGCTCGAAAAAGAGCTTCATGAAATTGCCATCGTCGAACGCAAGGTGATGGTTCCAATGCGCGACGGCAAACGAATGGCTGCGGACATTTATCGCCCGAAAGACACCTCGAAAAAATATCCGACGGTATTCGTGCGCACGCCGTACAACTTCAATTATTGGGATGTACGCAATGGCGTGGTGCGCGATATGAGCAGCGTGATTGACGCCGTCAAACGCGGTTACGCGCAAATCACCATGAACGAACGCGGCCACTTTTTCAGCGAAGGCAATTACGACATCTTGGGGCCGCCGTTGACAGACGGCGACGATGCGCTGAAATGGATTTCCAGCCAGTCATGGTCGAACGGCAAAGTCGGCACGATTGGCTGTTCTTCGACGGCGGAATGGCAACTGGGTGTGGCGGCACAAGGCAATCCCGCCTTTGCCGCAATGATTCCGCAAGGTTTTGGCGCTGGCGTGGGTCGCGTTGGCGAATATTATGAACAAGGCAACTGGTATCGCGGCGGCGCGGTGCAGATGCTGTTCATCGCCTGGCTGTACGGCGAACAGAACCAAGTCCGTCCGATGTTTCCGCCGAACACCTCGCAGGAAGATTTGATTCGTGTTTCGAAAGCTTTTGATCTGGCGCAGCAACTGCCGCCCGTGGATTGGTCAAAAGCTCTGCGGCATTTGCCCGAAATGGACATTATGCGAGCCGTGGATGGGCCAAAAGGAATTTTCGCCGATGAAATGCCTGTGGATACGGGCGGCGCGATGATCAAACGCGCGCCAAACGATCCGGCCTGGTACAAAGGCGGTTTGTGGCACGACAACATGAAAATCTGTAGTTTCCGGTTTTTGATCTT
- a CDS encoding TolC family protein: MTTKSYAALSCLTTLALAVFCTLILSAAALAQDQTQTQQTQQPEARPIPQRSVGLDPGKVVRWTLRDAILAALEKNVDIELERENTRLAQFDLFAAQGVYDRNSTAALSYGGFTQPNTRLFSGTSATTTAQKTLTYNAGVSQLIEKGGGNYQINFNNSRQTNNFGTLSPQYNPSLNFTFTQPLFRGYKIDANRRQIKIAKKTLDLNDATFRQRAIEIISRVQQAYWDLAFAIKDEEIQRDSVKLAETQLNNNKRQVEVGTLAPIEVTQSAATLESRRQQVFVAMNTVSQAENNLKSLTVGGPGDELWSSQIVPVESFDVQPVAMPLSDALKLAVDNRPELKQYALQKDINQVNIDFYRNQAKPQIDFVASYNMIGVSGQRNSENPLALTVPACVDGQPPPASGCLPANLLGNYPKSLGNLFKNDFRNWSFGVNIQIPWRNSVAKANLGRAIEQTKQIDLQTRKMVQGIELEVRNAVQSLETAKMRIEAARAAREYAEQQLEGEEKKFAAGLSVTFFVLQRQTDLSVARGSELRALADYNKAVAELQRVVSTTLTSNSVEIKPTPQASIK; the protein is encoded by the coding sequence ATGACTACGAAAAGTTATGCGGCTCTGTCTTGTCTGACGACTCTCGCGTTGGCTGTGTTTTGCACGTTGATACTATCCGCAGCGGCACTGGCGCAGGATCAGACCCAGACCCAACAAACTCAACAACCAGAGGCGCGACCGATTCCGCAGCGCTCCGTGGGGCTTGACCCCGGCAAGGTGGTTCGGTGGACATTGCGCGACGCGATTCTGGCCGCCCTGGAAAAAAATGTGGATATTGAATTGGAGCGCGAAAACACCCGCCTAGCCCAATTCGATCTGTTCGCCGCACAAGGCGTTTATGACCGAAACTCGACTGCCGCACTTTCCTACGGCGGGTTTACCCAACCCAATACGCGGTTGTTCAGCGGTACCAGCGCCACCACAACCGCGCAAAAAACGCTGACTTACAACGCCGGAGTTTCCCAGCTTATCGAAAAAGGCGGCGGAAATTACCAGATCAATTTCAACAACTCGCGCCAGACAAATAACTTCGGCACCTTGTCGCCGCAATACAACCCGTCGCTGAACTTCACCTTCACGCAACCGCTGTTTCGGGGTTACAAAATTGACGCCAACCGCCGCCAGATCAAAATCGCCAAAAAGACTTTGGATTTGAATGACGCGACCTTCCGCCAGCGCGCCATCGAAATCATTTCGCGCGTTCAGCAGGCGTATTGGGATTTGGCCTTCGCCATCAAAGACGAAGAGATTCAGCGCGATTCGGTCAAACTGGCAGAAACCCAATTGAACAACAACAAACGCCAGGTCGAAGTTGGCACTTTGGCTCCGATTGAAGTCACGCAATCGGCGGCCACGTTGGAATCGCGCCGCCAACAGGTGTTCGTAGCGATGAACACGGTTTCACAGGCGGAAAATAATTTGAAGTCGTTGACCGTTGGCGGCCCTGGCGATGAATTGTGGAGTTCGCAAATTGTTCCCGTCGAATCCTTTGATGTACAGCCCGTGGCCATGCCGCTCAGCGACGCGCTGAAACTGGCCGTGGATAATCGCCCGGAACTGAAGCAATACGCGCTGCAAAAAGACATCAATCAGGTCAACATTGACTTTTACCGCAACCAGGCGAAACCGCAAATTGATTTCGTCGCCAGTTACAACATGATCGGCGTTTCGGGACAGCGCAATTCGGAAAACCCGTTGGCGTTGACGGTTCCGGCTTGTGTGGATGGCCAGCCGCCTCCGGCTTCGGGTTGTTTGCCGGCCAACTTGCTGGGCAATTATCCGAAATCTCTGGGCAATTTGTTCAAAAACGATTTCCGCAACTGGTCGTTTGGCGTGAACATCCAGATTCCCTGGCGCAACAGCGTCGCCAAAGCCAATTTGGGACGCGCCATTGAACAGACCAAACAGATTGATTTGCAGACCCGGAAAATGGTGCAGGGCATCGAACTGGAAGTCCGCAACGCAGTGCAGTCGCTGGAAACGGCCAAAATGCGCATCGAGGCCGCCCGCGCGGCGCGCGAATACGCCGAACAGCAACTTGAGGGCGAAGAGAAGAAATTTGCCGCCGGATTATCCGTGACCTTCTTTGTGTTACAGCGGCAAACCGACCTGTCTGTTGCGCGCGGTTCGGAATTGCGCGCGCTGGCCGATTACAACAAAGCCGTTGCCGAATTGCAGCGCGTGGTTTCCACTACGCTGACCAGCAACAGCGTTGAAATCAAACCGACGCCGCAGGCTTCGATCAAATAG